A DNA window from Dunckerocampus dactyliophorus isolate RoL2022-P2 chromosome 17, RoL_Ddac_1.1, whole genome shotgun sequence contains the following coding sequences:
- the spra gene encoding sepiapterin reductase a: MEHLGQALCIITGASRGYGRTIAKEVSRLVKPRSVLILVARSGDELRALQKEMSESDLEVRCVVADLSSMEGVESVVRTAKEAFSEDVQHVILFNNAGSLGDVSRFSSSFTSMTEVNSYLAFNVSSALCLTASILQAFPKREGLRRCVVNISSLCALKPSPSWVLYCTGKAARDMMFKVMAEEEPDLRVLNYAPGPLDTDMQLLARTNTAFVSMRQMFADMFAQGELLTCEASCAKLMKLLLEDKYTSGDHIDVYDV, encoded by the exons ATGGAACATCTGGGACAAGCTCTGTGCATTATAACCGGGGCCTCCAGAGGCTATGGCCGAACAATAGCGAAGGAGGTGTCCCGGCTGGTGAAGCCCAGGTCGGTGTTAATCCTGGTGGCCAGGTCAGGTGACGAGCTGAGGGCTCTACAGAAAGAGATGTCCGAGTCAGACCTGGAGGTGCGGTGTGTGGTGGCGGATCTGTCGTCGATGGAAGGAGTGGAGAGTGTCGTCCGAACCGCGAAAGAAGCTTTTTCAGAGGACGTCCAACATGTTATTCTCTTCAATAACGCTG GTTCTCTGGGTGACGTGTCCCGTTTCTCCTCAAGCTTCACTAGCATGACTGAGGTGAATTCCTACTTGGCTTTCAACGTGAGCTCCGCCCTGTGCCTCACTGCCAGCATACTGCAGGCTTTTCCAAAGCGAGAAGGTCTGCGACGCTGTGTGGTCAACATCTCCTCGCTATGTGCCCTGAAGCCGTCACCCTCCTGGGTGCTGTACTGCACAGGCAAGGCAGCACGGGACATGATGTTTAAGGTTATGGCAGAAGAAGAGCCAGACCTGCGTGTGCTCAACTATGCTCCAG GTCCTTTGGACACGGACATGCAGCTGTTGGCCAGGACCAACACAGCTTTTGTCAGCATGAGGCAGATGTTTGCAGACATGTTTGCTCAGGGCGAGCTGCTCACGTGCGAGGCCTCCTGTGCTAAGCTGATGAAGCTGTTGCTAGAAGACAAATACACATCAGGAGATCACATTGACGTCTACGATGTGTAG